A single window of Pontiella agarivorans DNA harbors:
- a CDS encoding nitroreductase family protein → MKKRNLLMSGAAGLLVACTPKGKKEKPKDSVGNEIIEDLTWRYTSKAYDKTKRVSAEDLAAIEEVLRLSPSSINSQPWKFIVIKSDEAKQRLAGTFGKYAFNQPHATNASEIILFAHKVHFSKEDYKKRLDASLAARRMNQKGYDKQLKAAYGFAEMAADENGDNSDWTKAQTYIALGNVLHALARLKIDSTPMEGVDATRIKKEFAKELGDDYECTFALAIGYHNEEKDYNRKLPKGRMAKEDVIFEL, encoded by the coding sequence ATGAAAAAAAGAAATTTACTGATGTCAGGAGCCGCAGGGTTGTTAGTCGCCTGTACGCCAAAAGGAAAAAAAGAAAAACCGAAAGACTCTGTTGGCAATGAAATCATCGAAGATTTAACCTGGCGCTATACCTCCAAAGCCTACGATAAAACAAAACGCGTTTCGGCCGAAGACCTGGCAGCAATCGAAGAAGTGTTGCGCTTATCGCCTTCCTCGATCAACTCACAGCCCTGGAAATTTATCGTCATCAAAAGTGATGAGGCCAAACAACGTCTTGCGGGCACATTCGGGAAATATGCATTCAATCAGCCCCACGCCACTAACGCGTCTGAAATTATCCTTTTTGCTCATAAAGTGCACTTCAGCAAAGAGGATTACAAAAAACGGTTGGACGCCAGCCTGGCCGCCCGACGCATGAATCAGAAAGGCTATGACAAACAGCTTAAAGCAGCCTATGGATTTGCAGAGATGGCGGCCGATGAAAATGGAGACAACAGCGACTGGACGAAAGCGCAAACGTATATTGCTCTGGGCAATGTGCTGCACGCATTGGCACGTCTGAAAATTGACTCCACCCCAATGGAAGGTGTTGATGCAACACGGATCAAAAAGGAGTTCGCCAAGGAGCTGGGCGATGATTACGAATGCACGTTTGCCCTGGCCATCGGCTATCACAACGAAGAAAAAGATTACAACCGCAAATTGCCTAAAGGACGTATGGCAAAAGAAGATGTAATTTTTGAGCTTTAA
- a CDS encoding DUF4437 domain-containing protein → MMKNILTASALLFTAALVAGCNTASPEVAGLQKIRVITADQVDWTHLNPKRGDLAPKAGTLWGDRNGNEPTGFLLKPPSDFESPPHIHNISYRGVVIEGVIHNDDPNAAEMWMPAGSFWTQPKGHVHITAAEGSDSLAYIEIEEGPYLVLPEEDHFDTDERPVNVDETNIVWLNPSDMTWINQSGAQVAFLWGDTEGLNGTFIKLPAGFEGTIKSSGSTFRTVLVKGGIKYENNDLLPGSGIEAFGPTALDVETDNETVLYVRTDARYNIVTDE, encoded by the coding sequence ATGATGAAAAATATACTGACTGCATCAGCACTCCTGTTCACCGCCGCCCTCGTTGCAGGATGCAACACCGCAAGCCCGGAAGTCGCCGGGCTGCAGAAGATCAGAGTCATCACCGCTGATCAGGTTGATTGGACCCATCTCAATCCGAAACGCGGCGACCTCGCGCCAAAAGCCGGAACACTTTGGGGCGACCGCAACGGCAACGAACCGACCGGTTTTCTGCTGAAGCCGCCCAGTGACTTTGAGTCGCCCCCGCATATTCACAACATTTCCTACCGCGGCGTCGTGATCGAGGGCGTAATCCACAACGACGATCCGAATGCCGCGGAGATGTGGATGCCGGCCGGCTCATTCTGGACACAGCCGAAGGGCCACGTGCATATCACAGCCGCCGAAGGAAGCGACTCGCTGGCTTACATTGAAATTGAGGAAGGTCCTTATCTCGTCCTGCCGGAAGAGGATCATTTCGACACCGACGAGCGACCGGTCAACGTGGATGAAACCAATATCGTCTGGCTGAATCCCTCGGACATGACCTGGATCAATCAGTCCGGCGCACAGGTCGCCTTCCTGTGGGGAGATACCGAAGGACTCAACGGCACCTTCATCAAACTGCCGGCCGGTTTTGAGGGAACCATCAAAAGCTCTGGCTCAACCTTCCGCACAGTACTGGTTAAGGGCGGGATCAAGTACGAAAACAACGACCTGCTTCCGGGCAGCGGCATCGAAGCCTTCGGTCCGACGGCACTGGACGTTGAAACGGATAACGAAACCGTCCTCTATGTCCGCACCGATGCCAGATACAACATCGTAACAGATGAATAA
- a CDS encoding putative quinol monooxygenase: MALTIIATIKAKADQVELVKNELQKLAEQTHAKDEGCIDYVVHQDNEAAMLFVVYENWASEALLQKHSNSEHFQAFMKATETGTEEFTVNTMTRIA; this comes from the coding sequence ATGGCATTGACCATCATTGCAACGATTAAGGCAAAAGCGGATCAGGTAGAACTGGTAAAAAACGAACTGCAAAAACTGGCGGAACAAACACACGCCAAGGATGAAGGCTGTATCGATTATGTTGTTCACCAGGACAACGAAGCCGCCATGCTCTTTGTGGTTTACGAAAACTGGGCTTCTGAAGCACTCCTGCAGAAGCATAGCAATTCAGAACATTTCCAGGCCTTTATGAAAGCGACGGAAACTGGAACTGAAGAGTTTACCGTCAATACCATGACCCGGATCGCATAA
- a CDS encoding nitroreductase family protein, which produces MDAIELIKTRRSVRKFKENPVDRETMHEIIDIARWAPSWANTQIARYTLVDNPEMIQQIAGKGVKGFAYNMKTLANAPGVCVLSHVEGKSGRIDPAKLDIELSDPEAWESFDAGIACQTFCLAAHALGVGTCIFGVIDKETLPKLLNLPEGETVSALIVYGWPDETPNPTPRMKAYEILRFI; this is translated from the coding sequence ATGGATGCCATTGAACTGATAAAAACGCGCCGGAGCGTGCGTAAATTCAAAGAAAATCCGGTCGACCGGGAAACGATGCATGAAATCATCGATATTGCACGCTGGGCGCCGTCGTGGGCCAACACCCAGATTGCACGCTACACGCTGGTGGATAATCCCGAAATGATTCAGCAGATTGCGGGCAAAGGTGTTAAGGGATTTGCCTATAATATGAAAACGCTGGCAAATGCACCGGGCGTCTGCGTGCTGAGCCATGTGGAGGGTAAAAGCGGACGGATCGATCCCGCCAAACTGGACATTGAACTTTCCGATCCCGAGGCCTGGGAGTCGTTCGATGCCGGGATCGCCTGCCAGACCTTCTGCCTGGCGGCGCATGCATTGGGCGTCGGCACCTGTATTTTCGGGGTGATCGATAAAGAGACCCTGCCGAAACTGCTGAACCTGCCGGAAGGGGAAACCGTTTCCGCACTGATTGTCTACGGCTGGCCGGACGAAACCCCCAACCCCACCCCGCGTATGAAAGCCTACGAAATCCTACGCTTTATTTAA
- the nfsB gene encoding oxygen-insensitive NAD(P)H nitroreductase — protein MNLNEVAEWRYSTKEFDPDRKISDEQFEQIKALLRKSPSSVNSQPWHFIIADTPNGKRRVAKGTQGTFRFNEAKILDASHSIVFCVKNDLDDDYLNHLLEQEEKDGRFAEPSFKDMMHGARTTFADIHRNDLNDAGHWMEKQVYLNMGTVLLGAAALGIDAVPMEGIDAVALNEEFGLSEQGYTAVAIISLGYRKDSDFNAALPKSRLPETEIFTVLD, from the coding sequence ATGAACCTGAATGAAGTTGCAGAATGGCGTTATTCCACCAAGGAATTCGACCCTGACAGAAAAATCTCCGACGAGCAGTTTGAACAGATTAAAGCGCTGCTTCGGAAAAGCCCATCAAGCGTAAATTCGCAACCCTGGCATTTCATCATCGCCGATACCCCGAACGGCAAACGCCGCGTCGCCAAAGGCACGCAGGGCACCTTCCGGTTTAACGAAGCGAAGATTCTCGATGCCTCCCATTCCATTGTCTTCTGCGTGAAAAACGATCTGGACGATGATTATCTCAACCACCTGCTCGAACAGGAAGAAAAGGACGGCCGTTTTGCGGAGCCCTCTTTCAAGGACATGATGCACGGCGCGCGCACCACCTTTGCCGACATTCACCGCAACGATCTGAACGATGCCGGGCATTGGATGGAAAAACAGGTCTATCTCAATATGGGCACAGTCCTGCTCGGCGCCGCCGCGCTGGGGATTGACGCCGTACCGATGGAAGGCATCGATGCCGTCGCACTGAATGAAGAATTCGGCCTCAGCGAACAAGGATATACCGCCGTCGCCATCATCTCGCTTGGCTACCGCAAGGATTCCGACTTCAACGCCGCCCTGCCGAAATCCCGCCTTCCGGAAACCGAAATTTTCACCGTACTCGACTGA
- a CDS encoding TetR/AcrR family transcriptional regulator — protein MNGKPTRERILEAAEALMLEHSFHAVGLKQLLDAVKVPKGSFYHYFESKEQFGIEMMKHYMAEASAHKRSFMLNRAKEPDALKRLFQYLEGSIAFMDKHPGRFPCLAVKLGNEVSEISEGMREELMKGFNDWISIYQEVLDDAVAAGQLPKDFDTAAEASLIQDHWAGAAQRAVIFQTSEPVRLTVEHIKHRLEELRT, from the coding sequence ATGAACGGGAAACCAACCAGAGAACGGATTTTGGAAGCGGCGGAAGCACTGATGCTGGAGCACAGTTTCCACGCCGTGGGCCTCAAACAGCTGCTGGATGCCGTAAAAGTGCCGAAAGGATCGTTTTATCACTATTTCGAATCTAAAGAGCAGTTCGGCATCGAAATGATGAAGCACTACATGGCTGAGGCCAGCGCACATAAGCGCTCGTTCATGCTTAACCGGGCAAAAGAACCGGATGCTCTGAAGCGTCTTTTCCAATATCTGGAAGGCAGCATTGCCTTTATGGATAAACACCCCGGCAGATTCCCCTGCCTCGCCGTCAAACTGGGCAACGAGGTGTCGGAAATCAGCGAGGGTATGCGCGAGGAACTGATGAAGGGATTTAACGACTGGATTTCTATTTATCAGGAGGTGCTCGACGACGCCGTCGCGGCCGGCCAGCTGCCCAAAGATTTTGATACGGCCGCAGAAGCTTCGCTCATTCAGGACCACTGGGCGGGCGCCGCACAGCGGGCGGTTATTTTCCAGACATCGGAACCCGTGCGCCTCACCGTGGAGCATATTAAACACCGCCTCGAAGAACTCCGAACGTAG
- a CDS encoding sodium:solute symporter family transporter, with the protein MGIVDIIVFVAFVAAVLFIGLYMSKGEKTHSEEGAADYFLAGRGLTWWLIGFSLIAANISAEQFVGMSGQGAGLYGLSVSSWEWIAAITLVVVAFVLLPYFLRSGITTIPEFLEVRYNHWARLLMTVSMILILVGVSLIGVIYAGALTLKQLMNEFGVNLNLAGCCWALGAMAAVYVAVGGLKACAWADLIQGSALIVGGGVIAYFAFGALDGAPVAELVTSTGALPDIAQEAGALETFSALNKSAMHMGSNPTMPWGILLLGIWIPNFYYWGLNQYITQRILGSASLGEGQKGLVLAAGLKLLIPFVIVIPGIIAFNLFSDDMEANMGDHMAPYEAAAANPETATEVFRLDPRWETANPEKAAEVAAFNKVVTARIGAENVETVTINQYKYDSALGLLITRLIPRNVGLLGFVIAALMGAIVSSLAAVLNAASTLLTMDVYQRYIKPEASQFKLVTMGRIFIGVFVLIGCIVSPMLANNSSVFEYIQLFQGYVSAGILGVFIYGLVNRSGGQWAGVIGLIANPIFYGFLSTKFPDMHFLYWMSYSLIGVLATLFIYGFIHKRAEKMVFTTNTTMDLTSSKPALIWGLVVCVATVALYVIFW; encoded by the coding sequence ATGGGAATAGTTGACATCATTGTGTTTGTGGCCTTTGTGGCGGCAGTGCTTTTTATCGGCTTATATATGTCGAAGGGTGAAAAGACCCACAGCGAAGAGGGAGCGGCGGATTACTTTCTCGCCGGGCGAGGGCTGACCTGGTGGCTGATTGGCTTTTCGCTGATTGCGGCCAATATTTCGGCAGAACAGTTTGTGGGTATGAGCGGGCAGGGAGCCGGCCTTTACGGCCTTTCGGTTTCGAGCTGGGAATGGATTGCAGCGATCACGCTGGTCGTGGTGGCCTTTGTGCTGCTGCCGTATTTCCTGCGTTCCGGAATTACCACGATTCCAGAGTTTCTGGAGGTGCGCTACAATCACTGGGCGCGTCTGCTGATGACGGTTTCGATGATTCTGATTCTCGTTGGCGTCAGCCTGATCGGTGTGATCTATGCCGGTGCGCTTACGCTGAAGCAGCTGATGAACGAATTCGGCGTGAATCTTAATCTGGCGGGTTGCTGCTGGGCGCTGGGTGCGATGGCGGCGGTTTATGTGGCAGTCGGTGGGTTGAAAGCCTGTGCCTGGGCGGACTTGATTCAGGGTTCTGCACTGATTGTCGGTGGCGGTGTGATTGCTTATTTTGCCTTCGGTGCGCTGGACGGCGCCCCGGTTGCGGAGCTGGTGACGTCCACAGGTGCTTTGCCGGATATTGCACAGGAAGCGGGTGCGCTGGAAACCTTCAGTGCCTTGAATAAATCCGCTATGCATATGGGCAGCAATCCCACGATGCCATGGGGGATTCTGTTGCTGGGTATCTGGATTCCGAACTTTTACTACTGGGGCCTGAACCAGTACATCACACAGCGTATTCTCGGCTCTGCATCGCTGGGTGAAGGTCAGAAGGGGCTCGTGCTGGCGGCCGGTCTTAAACTGCTGATTCCGTTTGTAATCGTAATTCCGGGCATCATTGCCTTCAACCTGTTCAGTGATGATATGGAAGCGAACATGGGGGATCACATGGCTCCGTATGAGGCTGCTGCGGCAAATCCTGAAACGGCAACGGAAGTGTTCCGTCTGGATCCGCGCTGGGAAACTGCCAATCCGGAAAAGGCCGCTGAAGTCGCGGCGTTTAACAAAGTGGTAACGGCGCGTATTGGTGCGGAAAATGTGGAAACGGTGACGATCAACCAGTACAAATATGACTCGGCGCTGGGCCTGCTGATTACCCGTTTGATTCCGCGAAATGTCGGTTTGCTGGGATTCGTGATTGCGGCGCTGATGGGGGCCATTGTCTCCTCGCTGGCCGCCGTTCTGAACGCGGCTTCGACCTTGCTGACGATGGATGTTTATCAGCGGTATATTAAACCGGAAGCCTCCCAGTTCAAACTGGTAACCATGGGCCGTATCTTCATCGGTGTTTTTGTTCTGATCGGCTGCATTGTGTCGCCGATGCTGGCGAACAACAGTTCGGTGTTTGAGTACATCCAGCTTTTCCAGGGCTATGTTTCGGCCGGTATTCTCGGGGTGTTTATTTATGGTCTGGTTAACCGTTCCGGCGGTCAGTGGGCCGGTGTGATCGGGCTGATTGCCAATCCGATCTTCTACGGTTTCCTGAGCACCAAATTTCCGGATATGCACTTCCTCTACTGGATGTCGTATTCGCTGATCGGGGTGTTGGCGACGCTTTTCATCTATGGCTTTATTCACAAGCGTGCCGAAAAGATGGTTTTTACCACCAATACCACGATGGATCTGACTTCTTCCAAGCCGGCTTTGATCTGGGGGCTGGTGGTCTGTGTGGCCACCGTCGCGCTCTATGTAATCTTCTGGTAA